Proteins found in one Paenibacillus sp. FSL R10-2782 genomic segment:
- a CDS encoding class I SAM-dependent methyltransferase: MKLSQRLQYIMEQIPVGSRLADIGSDHGLLPVAAVRSGRVTQAVAGEVNDGPLRAAQKQVVEAGLADRITVRKGDGLAVIIAHEVDIITIAGMGGSLIASILERGKDKLASVKRLILQPNVGEDILRRWLIEHQWVLTGEHIMEEDGKIYEVLTAVPVSDSPVKQGELYRPLALSGSSLVLTQNWLEQLGPLLVREPNEVFFRKWKLEIHKLQNVLAQLARSEQESAQQKQQQLRKQIEQLEEVLTCLPKDKR; the protein is encoded by the coding sequence ATGAAGCTTTCTCAACGATTACAGTATATTATGGAACAAATTCCTGTCGGGAGCAGATTAGCGGATATTGGCTCTGACCATGGGCTTTTGCCTGTGGCTGCGGTGCGCAGTGGTCGGGTAACGCAAGCTGTGGCGGGCGAAGTCAATGATGGGCCGTTGCGAGCGGCTCAAAAGCAAGTCGTTGAAGCAGGCCTGGCTGACCGCATAACGGTTAGAAAAGGCGACGGTTTGGCCGTAATTATAGCCCATGAGGTTGATATTATTACGATAGCCGGCATGGGTGGATCCTTAATCGCTTCCATTTTGGAGCGGGGGAAAGACAAGCTGGCTTCAGTGAAGCGGCTTATTTTACAACCAAACGTAGGCGAGGATATTTTGCGTCGATGGCTGATCGAGCATCAATGGGTATTGACAGGCGAGCATATTATGGAAGAAGACGGAAAGATATACGAAGTTTTGACGGCTGTACCCGTGTCGGATAGTCCTGTGAAGCAGGGCGAACTGTACCGACCGTTAGCCCTTTCCGGTAGCTCGCTAGTATTGACGCAGAATTGGCTGGAACAGCTTGGACCGTTGCTGGTCAGAGAGCCCAATGAAGTCTTTTTCCGTAAATGGAAGCTGGAAATTCATAAGCTCCAAAATGTGCTTGCACAGTTGGCGCGGTCAGAGCAGGAATCGGCGCAGCAAAAGCAGCAACAATTACGCAAGCAAATTGAACAGCTAGAGGAGGTACTTACATGTTTGCCAAAGGACAAACGGTAA
- the rpoD gene encoding RNA polymerase sigma factor RpoD: MANDQHTELETELTLDQVKDQLIELGKKSSSLNYKDIMEKLSSFDQDPEQMDEFYEQLGDLGIEVVNDNDEEVTRLRQNDDPENNDGDDFNYDDDLSLPPGIKINDPVRMYLKEIGRVPLLSADDEVELAKRINNGDEEAKRRLAEANLRLVVSIAKRYVGRGMLFLDLIQEGNMGLIKAVEKFDYEKGFKFSTYATWWIRQAITRAIADQARTIRIPVHMVETINKLIRVSRQLLQELGREPTPEEVAAEMELSVEKVREIMKIAQEPVSLETPIGEEDDSHLGDFIEDQEALAPADAAAYELLKEQLEDVLDTLTEREENVLRLRFGLDDGRTRTLEEVGKVFGVTRERIRQIEAKALRKLRHPSRSKRLKDFLE; the protein is encoded by the coding sequence ATGGCGAATGATCAGCATACTGAACTGGAGACGGAACTGACACTGGATCAGGTTAAAGATCAATTGATTGAGTTGGGTAAAAAAAGTTCCTCTCTGAACTACAAAGATATCATGGAAAAACTATCGTCGTTTGATCAAGACCCCGAGCAAATGGATGAGTTTTATGAGCAACTGGGTGACTTGGGGATTGAGGTAGTAAATGACAACGACGAAGAAGTTACCAGATTGCGTCAAAACGACGACCCGGAGAACAATGACGGGGATGACTTTAACTACGATGACGATCTGAGCCTGCCTCCCGGTATTAAAATCAATGATCCGGTCCGGATGTACCTGAAGGAAATCGGCCGTGTACCACTCCTTTCCGCTGATGATGAGGTAGAGCTGGCAAAACGGATCAACAACGGTGATGAAGAAGCCAAACGTCGACTCGCAGAAGCGAATTTGCGTCTGGTTGTAAGTATTGCCAAGCGTTATGTTGGCCGTGGAATGCTTTTCCTGGATCTGATTCAGGAAGGTAACATGGGTCTGATTAAGGCAGTAGAAAAATTTGATTACGAAAAAGGATTTAAATTCAGTACGTATGCAACCTGGTGGATTCGTCAGGCCATTACGCGCGCTATAGCCGATCAGGCAAGAACAATCCGTATTCCTGTGCACATGGTAGAGACGATCAACAAGTTGATTCGGGTATCTCGTCAACTGTTGCAAGAGCTGGGACGGGAACCTACGCCAGAAGAAGTGGCTGCGGAGATGGAGCTGAGCGTGGAGAAAGTACGAGAAATTATGAAAATTGCCCAAGAACCGGTTTCATTGGAAACGCCAATTGGTGAAGAAGATGATTCACATTTGGGGGATTTCATTGAGGATCAGGAAGCGCTGGCGCCTGCGGATGCGGCTGCCTATGAACTTCTGAAGGAACAGCTTGAGGATGTTCTGGATACGTTGACCGAACGGGAAGAGAACGTCTTGCGTCTCCGTTTTGGTTTGGACGACGGTAGAACCAGGACCCTTGAGGAAGTGGGTAAAGTGTTCGGTGTTACACGCGAACGTATTCGTCAGATTGAGGCTAAAGCGCTGCGCAAGCTGCGCCATCCAAGCCGCAGTAAGCGACTGAAGGATTTCCTCGAATAG